A section of the Oligoflexus sp. genome encodes:
- a CDS encoding DNA topoisomerase IV subunit B, translating to MEQDYSEEHIQSLDWKDHIRLRPGMYIGKLGDGSQSDDGIYILLKEVVDNCVDEHVMGAGSRIEIHLEPDGVRIRDFGRGIPLGKVVACVSQINTGGKYGSGAFKKSVGLNGVGTKAVNALSEEFWIASRRQGEGVKATFSRGVLVKEEKFKDPKAPDGTEVFFRPDSTIFKNYAFDREIVEQMLWNYAWLNGGLEVVLNGQVFASKDGLLDLLKQKTALVELRYPIIQLRGPDIEVALSHGEQYGEEHYSFVNGQHTTMGGTHQAALREGLVRAVREFYKKDYDAADVRGGLIASIAIRIDNPVFESQTKTKLGSQTLGDDGPSLKSWIIDFLRTQLDNYLHMNSETAQALQKKILQSERERKEMQGIKKLANERAKKANVFNKKLRDCRTHRLSRDADAQLSTLFITEGDSASGSLTKARDVKLQAVFSLRGKPLNCFGMTKKVVYENEEFNLLQHALDIEDGIENLRYQRIVLATDADVDGMHIRLLLMTFFLQFFPELVKAGHLFILKTPLFRVRTPKALRYCYDEKEKNKALQALGAKSEITRFKGLGEISPDEFGQFIGSEMRLEPVRLSQKAAIQEILSYFMGKNTQERQRFIIDNLRTEEPLSVLEQAE from the coding sequence ATGGAGCAGGACTATAGCGAAGAACATATCCAATCACTCGATTGGAAGGATCATATCCGCCTGCGCCCAGGCATGTATATCGGGAAATTAGGCGATGGCAGTCAGAGCGATGATGGCATTTATATCCTGCTCAAAGAGGTCGTCGATAACTGCGTCGATGAGCACGTTATGGGGGCAGGCAGCCGGATTGAAATCCATCTGGAGCCTGACGGCGTGCGGATTCGTGACTTTGGTCGCGGTATCCCTTTGGGCAAGGTCGTGGCCTGTGTCTCGCAAATCAACACAGGTGGAAAGTATGGCTCGGGTGCCTTCAAAAAATCCGTGGGACTCAACGGAGTCGGTACCAAGGCTGTGAATGCGCTGTCTGAAGAATTTTGGATCGCTTCAAGACGGCAGGGCGAAGGTGTCAAAGCAACCTTTTCCCGCGGCGTTTTGGTGAAGGAAGAGAAGTTCAAAGACCCGAAGGCACCGGATGGAACCGAGGTGTTCTTTCGGCCGGACAGCACGATCTTCAAAAACTACGCGTTTGACCGCGAAATTGTGGAGCAGATGCTCTGGAACTACGCCTGGTTGAACGGGGGGCTTGAGGTCGTTTTGAATGGCCAGGTTTTCGCGTCGAAGGACGGTCTCCTGGATCTTCTGAAGCAGAAAACCGCGCTCGTGGAACTCCGTTATCCCATCATTCAGTTGCGTGGGCCCGACATCGAAGTGGCCCTGAGCCACGGCGAGCAGTATGGCGAGGAGCACTATTCCTTCGTCAACGGCCAGCATACGACGATGGGCGGAACGCATCAGGCGGCCCTGCGCGAGGGTCTCGTGCGTGCGGTGCGCGAATTCTATAAAAAGGATTACGACGCGGCCGATGTCCGCGGTGGTTTGATCGCGTCGATCGCCATCCGCATCGACAATCCGGTCTTCGAATCGCAGACCAAAACCAAACTGGGTTCGCAGACCCTTGGTGACGACGGACCGAGTCTGAAGTCCTGGATCATCGACTTCCTGCGCACGCAGCTCGACAATTACCTGCATATGAATTCCGAAACCGCGCAGGCCCTGCAGAAAAAAATCCTGCAGTCCGAGCGGGAACGCAAAGAGATGCAGGGGATCAAAAAGCTCGCCAATGAACGGGCGAAGAAGGCCAACGTCTTCAACAAAAAACTGCGGGATTGCCGCACGCATCGCCTGAGCCGCGATGCCGATGCCCAGCTGTCGACGCTCTTCATCACCGAGGGTGATTCGGCCAGCGGGTCCTTGACGAAGGCGCGGGATGTGAAACTCCAGGCTGTCTTCAGTCTGCGCGGCAAACCGCTCAACTGCTTTGGGATGACCAAAAAAGTCGTTTATGAGAATGAAGAGTTCAACCTTCTGCAGCACGCCCTTGATATCGAGGACGGCATCGAGAATCTCCGTTATCAGCGCATCGTGCTCGCCACCGATGCCGACGTCGACGGGATGCATATCCGTCTTCTTCTGATGACCTTCTTCCTCCAGTTCTTTCCCGAACTGGTGAAGGCCGGACATCTTTTCATCCTGAAAACGCCGCTCTTCCGCGTGCGCACGCCGAAGGCCCTGCGCTACTGCTATGATGAGAAGGAAAAGAACAAGGCCCTTCAGGCATTGGGCGCCAAGTCTGAAATCACGCGTTTCAAAGGCCTTGGTGAAATCTCGCCGGATGAGTTCGGCCAGTTCATCGGCTCGGAAATGCGGCTGGAGCCCGTCCGTCTTTCGCAGAAGGCGGCGATCCAGGAAATCCTGAGCTACTTCATGGGAAAAAACACACAGGAGCGCCAGCGCTTCATCATCGACAATCTGCGTACGGAAGAACCTCTGAGCGTTCTGGAGCAAGCTGAATGA